One Aquificaceae bacterium genomic window, CCTTGAGGTTTTTAGAGTTCAAGTTTTAAAAGATGGAAGGTATCAAGTAGGTGGTAGGGATATTAGCCTTGAGGAGATAGAAGCACTCCTTCAAGAGAAAAAGCCAAAGACCTTAGTGATAGAAGCGGACGAGGATACTCCTCACAAGCATGTGGTTGCTCTTATGGATATGGGTAAACGCAACCAAGTGGAAAACGTGCTTATAGGTGTTAGAACATGGAGATGAGTTTTTTTCTTAAAAAGCTATTAGGCTTTATAATTCTACCTCCAGCCATTTTTATTCTTTTGTTCTTGCTTATTGCGTTCCTTTCCAAGAGAAAGCTAATTAGCCTTCTTGCTTTTCTTGGAGCTTTTGGGCTTTATCTGCTATCTGTAGAGCCCGTTAAGGACATGCTATACAAACCTTTGGAAGAAGCTTACCCTGTCCCAAAAGAAGTGCAGGCGGACGTTCTTGTAGTCCTTGGAGGAGGCTCATACAATACCGGTATTCTCAAAGAAGACTCCATGAAAAGACTTCTCACAGGTTTTATACTTCACAAAAGATATGGACTACCTATAATCCTCTCGGGTGGTGCAAGCATAGGGAAACTTCCCGAGGCTGAAATAATGAAACAGCTCCTTGAAGAGCTCGGCGTGGACAAGAGTAAGATATTTACCGAGGTTAGAAGCAGAGACACCCTTGAAAATGCCAAGTATGTGAAAGAGATATGCGAAAAGCACAACTTCCGAAGAGTAGTTCTTATAACCTCCGCCTATCATATGCCAAGAGCTGTGGAAACCTTTAAGAAAGTAGGCTTGGAAGTTATACCTTATCCTACCGATTTCAAGCAGGACAAGAGATACAACCTATATAGCTTTATTCCTAAAATGAGTGTCCTCAACGACAGCTACAAGGCTCTCAGAGAGCACTTAGGCGGTTTGGCTTACAGCATGCTTTATTAAACCCTCTTTTTCAAGCCCTTCTCTTATGGCACTAAGTAGTTTTTCAAGAGCGGATTCGTAGCTATCAGCCTTAATCTTACAACCAGATGCATACTTGTGCCCTCCACCACCAAGAGCTTCCGCTATCTTTGCCACGTCCACTTTTCCCTTAGACCTAAGGGAAACCTTCCACACACCCTCTTCAGGCTTTTCTATAATGGCGTAAGCCACTTCCACCCCTTCCAAGGACCTTGGGTAGCTCACAAGTCCTTCGCTGTCTGAATACTCACAACCAGTTTCTTTAAAGAACCTGTCAAATATGGTTATACCTGCAACAAGACCATCTTCATGAAGAGACAGAGTGTCAAGCACCTTTGATATCAGCCTCATCTTGTTTAAGCTCTCTCTTTCCGCAAAGTTCACATAAGTCCAATGAGGCTCAGCTCCAAGCTCAACGAGCTCCTTTGCCAGTTGGAAGGTTTCTGCGGTGGTATTGGAATACTTGAAAAAGCCCGTGTCTGTGGCAAGCCCAGCATAGAGGTTTTGGGCTATATCCTTGTCTATGGCAGACCTATCCCAAGCACAAAGAAGTCTGTATATCAAAGCTGTGGTTGATGGTGCGGATGGGTCTATGTAGTCATACTCTCCGTAAAAGTCTCCTCCTATATGGTGGTCTATACGCACCTTTCTTAGAGCCTTTACCTCCGCATTAATCCTGTAAAAGCCACTGGCATCCACTACGATGGCAAGGCTAAAGACCTCATTAACTGGAAGCAGAACTACATCACCAGCTCCTGGAAGAAAGTCCAGAAAGTGTGGCACTTTATCCTTACAACCCACAATAACCTTCTTACCCTTTTTCTTTAGAAAAAGGTATAAGGCAAGAGCACTTCCCAATGTATCCGCATCTGGGTTTTCGTGGCTGGCTATGAGAATAGTTCCCTCTTCTCTCTTTAGAAGTTCTATAAGTGGTATACTTTGTTCAAACATGGCTTTCCTCCTACAGTAGATTATACTT contains:
- a CDS encoding bifunctional oligoribonuclease/PAP phosphatase NrnA, which gives rise to MFEQSIPLIELLKREEGTILIASHENPDADTLGSALALYLFLKKKGKKVIVGCKDKVPHFLDFLPGAGDVVLLPVNEVFSLAIVVDASGFYRINAEVKALRKVRIDHHIGGDFYGEYDYIDPSAPSTTALIYRLLCAWDRSAIDKDIAQNLYAGLATDTGFFKYSNTTAETFQLAKELVELGAEPHWTYVNFAERESLNKMRLISKVLDTLSLHEDGLVAGITIFDRFFKETGCEYSDSEGLVSYPRSLEGVEVAYAIIEKPEEGVWKVSLRSKGKVDVAKIAEALGGGGHKYASGCKIKADSYESALEKLLSAIREGLEKEGLIKHAVSQTA
- a CDS encoding biopolymer transporter ExbD → MRRRRLSYDERTYIDVVPLVDTLLAVFLFLAVIAFQSPVTFLAVKLPFAKEGEKISLEVFRVQVLKDGRYQVGGRDISLEEIEALLQEKKPKTLVIEADEDTPHKHVVALMDMGKRNQVENVLIGVRTWR
- a CDS encoding YdcF family protein, yielding MEMSFFLKKLLGFIILPPAIFILLFLLIAFLSKRKLISLLAFLGAFGLYLLSVEPVKDMLYKPLEEAYPVPKEVQADVLVVLGGGSYNTGILKEDSMKRLLTGFILHKRYGLPIILSGGASIGKLPEAEIMKQLLEELGVDKSKIFTEVRSRDTLENAKYVKEICEKHNFRRVVLITSAYHMPRAVETFKKVGLEVIPYPTDFKQDKRYNLYSFIPKMSVLNDSYKALREHLGGLAYSMLY